Genomic DNA from Maylandia zebra isolate NMK-2024a linkage group LG17, Mzebra_GT3a, whole genome shotgun sequence:
ACAAGGAGTCAAAACCAGGCATCACAGGCAGTTCTGTGGGAGAAAACTTTTGTTGTCATCCAGTCTACTCAATATAAAAGACTGCAGGTAGCCCCTGAAAAACGTTGTCTTTGTGGAGAAATATTAGACAAGAGAGCTGGGTTTAAGTACACGCTTATTAAAAAGGAGTCGAATCTTGGACAAAGGAAAAACACTCTCAGAAGTTTGTCATAATCTCCATTTGCAACCAGTGGTTTGCAAAGCATAAAGCGAGTAAGGTTAATTTCTGTGAAACGATCCAGTCTCCTTTATCTGCTGCCATGAATATAATGAAATTAGTCACAACTTCATGAGTGACTCATAATATATTTTACACTCTCAACAGTAATTAttttgaaaacttttttttttctctcaaatcAAAGCCTGTTTCCAGGAGTCAAACTATTGTGCAGATTTTGGTTCTATtgtattgtaaaaaaaataatataaagtcAATGTTAGGTTCTTCCATTTCATTCTCTTTACAGCCTGTTCTGGAACCTCTACTattactacagggagtgcagaattattaggcaaatgagtattttttccacatcatcctctccatgcatgttgtctcactccaagctgtataggctcgaaagcctactaccaattaagcatattaggtgatgtgcatctctgtaatgagaaggggtgtggtctaatgacatcaacaccctatatcaggtgtgcataattattaggcaacgtcctttcctttggcaaaatgggtcaaaagaaggacttgacaggctcagaaaagtcaaaaatagtgagatatcttgcagagggatgcagcagtctcaaaattgcaaagcttctgaagcgtgatcatcgaacaatcaagcgtttcattcaaaatagtcaacagggtcgcaagaagcgtgtggaaaaaccaaggcgcaaaatagctgcccatgaactgagaagagtcaagcgtgcagctgccaagatgccgcttgccaccagtttggccatatttcagagctgcaacatcactggagtgcccaaaagcacaaggtgtgcaatactcagagacatggccaaggtaagaaaggctgaaagacgaccaccactgaacaagacacacaagctgaaacgtcaagactgggccaagaaatatctcaagactggtttttctaaggttttatggactgatgaaatgagagtgagtcttgatgggccagatgggcccgtggctggattggtaaagggcagagagctccagtccgacgccagcaaggtggaggtggagtactggtttgggctggtatcatcaaagatgagcttgtggggccttttcgggttgaggatggagtcaagctcaactcccagtcctactgccagtttctggaagacaccttcttcaagcagtggtacaggaagaagtctgcatccttcaagaaaaacatgattttcatgcaggacaatgctccatcacacgcgtccaagtactccacagcgtggctggcaagaaagggtataaaagaagaaaaactaatgacatggccaccttgttcacctgatctgaaccccattgagaacctgtggtccatcatcaaatgtgagatttacaaggagggaaaacagtacacctctctgaacagtgtctgggaggctgtggttgctgctgcacgcaatgttgatggtgaacagatcaaaacactgacagaatccatggatggcaggcttttgagtgtccttgcaaagaaaggtggctacattggtcgctgatttgtttttgttttgttttgtttttgaatgtcagaaatgtatatttgtgaatgtggaaatgttatattggtttcactggtaaaaataaataattgaaatgggtatatatttgttttttgttaagttgcctaataattatgcacagtaatagtcacctgcacacacagacacccccctaaaatagctaaaactaaaaactacttccaaaaacatttagctttgatattaatgaggtttttttgggttcattgagaacatggttgttgttcaatgaTAAAATTATCCCTCAAAagtacaacttgcctaataattctgcactccctgtaaatgTGTGTTCATATCAGATAGTTCAGAACTGTTAAACTGGTAAACTTGCACAAGTTTATTCTCCACATCAGTGCTCAATTTAAAAGTActagaaaagggaaaaaatattttagactGACAGTAATCAAATCTGCTGCTCTaatacagcggtccccaaccatTCTTGCACCACGGACAGGTTTATGTCTaacaatattttcactgacCAGCTTTTAAAGTGTTGCAGataaatccaaaaaaaaaaataaaaccagtaccagtacaaaaaaagagaagatttattcataagacacaggaaaagacccggggaaactgagttaacaataaaaacgataaaataaaataatgattaaaaaaaaaagataaaaaccctgaaaaaaaatcaacatgtcAACctatcaacaacatctttatatGCTTCAAACAATGTAACATGCAAGAATCACTTTTCTGATAAAACAAAGGTTAGGCACAAAAACATtcgtattgtgcaaaagtcttcagCCACCTCtcagttctttatattttactagccaaaaaaaaaaaaagagacttttgaTAACTGACATGAgattgaaagtcaatatttggtgtatGAGAACTATAATATTCCTCGCACTTCTTCCGTAATTTCTTTAATATCCCTCAGAACgaattctccaggcttcttgaaggacattcaaagctctcctTTGGATATTTACTGCTTTTTTGTTTCACTATTTGTGAAGAtcatcccacactgcttcaatattGGTGAGGCTGATTAATGACTGATAGCGCTCCTCTAAGTGTTTTcagtaaatgaaattaaaataaaaagtcataAAATGACATATAGGTGAACCATAAAAATGCCGACTGTGTAGTTTAAATGATGCCTTTTGTTATCACTGTACTTACCCACCACTACTGAAGATGGCAGAACAAAGACCACTTCTTCTACCCTATTCTTTTGTCTTACATTCAACATTTTTCACATATTTTGACCATTCTTTCTCTTCAACTCTTAACCATGACAATGCTTCCTTGTatactttgtattttttttttaacctcaaaAAATAtcagctcttcctcctcattctcAGCTCTCCCCTTGAATCGCTTCTCTATTTCCCATTTCTGTCTCTTGAATTCCTCCAGTTTTCTCATATTTGCATGtaaatatgccgtctgacttCCTCGTCTCCGTTCTTTTCTTCCCTTCCTACCTCCCTCTATCTTACTTCTGGCGCAGGTTGCCTTTCGTCTTCCATGCTTGTCTCTGACACTTGTTGACTTCCCCTCGACATGTCTCCTCAGGGAAATTCCGCTGCCACCTTAAGTGCCTTTCCATTACTCTGAAAACTCAGGGGAACTTTTGTAAGATCAAGCCTTCAAGGGATGAGGGAGTAAAGGCATCCTCAAGGGGTGTATCTTTCTCAGAATTCATTGTGATCAATCAAGTTCTCAGGCAAATAAGAATAGACACATCCAGCAGTAGTTAATTAtgttattttacagaaaatgtgaCATATTTCATGGATTTTGACAATCTGAAGGTGTGAAATTGTAAAGACGAGTGGATGATATTTAACTgtatactactactactactactactactactactactactactaataataataataataataataataataataataatacttaacTGTAGGAGACTTAAAGTCAAGTATTGTAATGCAAATAGATAGCAAAGCTTTCTCTTTTGTAGTTTGTTGGAAAATGAATGTGTTGGCTGCTTAACCTAGTTATACCTCTAGATGGTGCATTCAAGGACACAGAAAAATTTAAGGACCGGGGACGTccaaaggcaaaaaataaaaaataagcacGACCAACCcaacctttttttccccaaaattatataatttttttgaaTTAAGCACATGTAAGGcagctccccctcctcctcaaaGCTttgttctcctcctcctcttctctttctgCCTGTTTAAAAGCACACTGTTTCCATAGAGACACAGTTACTGCCTGACAACTTGTGGTCAAGGAAGTGTTAGAAGAAAAGACATAACAGGGCAGTCAAACATACAGAGGGTGTATTGTTATGCTTCAGAAACTATTAACAGAAGTTTGTAGTTAAAGACTCACTCACCTCCAGATAGgagattaagaaaaaaaatcagtaaagtgttcttctttttcttctgctcGCTTTAGAGGTTGCTACAGTGGATTCATCCACCCTATGAACCCACCCTCTctccagcatcctcctctgtcacaccaaccctcttcATGTTCTCCTTCACCAAATCCTTTCTTTTCTCCACCCGCGTGGCAGCTtcatattcaacatcctttggCCTATATATCCACTACCATCTCAGGCTTATCTCCAAACTGCTCtgttatatttatttcttatgCTGCCCATCTTGGTCAGTCCTTTCCAAGCTTGTTTCCACCGCTGataaaagaccaaaaaaagaaaaaaagaccaaaaaaaacaaacaactttttTGCCATCCATGAATCAAAAATTCTCTGCCACTTGCAACACCAGACAATGACACCGTCTCCAAACCATATACTgtatcatagcaggtctcagtATTGTCTTGTAAACCTATCCTTCTCTCACAAATCAGCCCCAGCACACCTCTCCAGCAGCTCCACCTTGCCTGCACTCTTTGtctgttgctttggatggttgaccccaGATATTTAAATGCAACACCTTTATTACCTCTGCTCCTTGAAGTTTCACCATTAGACCTTTCTCcctcccattcacacacatgtactCTGACAGGTTTGTACaaactttcattcctcttctctccagagcataaCTCCACCTCTCCAGTCTCTCCTCCACCTGCCACTACTCTCACTACAAATCACAGAGACTCCTGTCAGCGCCCTGTCATATGTTTTCTCTACATCCACAAAGGCACAGTGCATCTCCTTCTGCATAGACTCTTAAAGCAAACATTGCTTCTGTAGTAAACTTTCTCACTATGATATTTTTCCTGATGCATTTTTCAGTTAGAGAGTTTGTAACTGTTgaatgtaacacacacacacacacacacacacacacacacacacacacacacacacaccttgacTTTCTTTGGGCACAGTAATGTGCTCACAACAAAGGGCAAAAAGTGAAACAGTCTTACTTTTGCAGGCGGAGGCAAAGCGTAGAGGGGAGGTGGTCTGAGTCAATACACACAAATCCTGAAATTTCCAGAGTGCAGGGCAGGGAGGCGGGGAGATGAGTgacacagagaaactgcaagCAGACCAGGGACTGAACAGGAGAAAGCTATAGCGGTTAGGTGAGTAATGTCTGGAGAATTGCTGTGAGAACAGGAGAGAGCACAATGAGTCCACAGTAGCACTATGATTTAAATCTATGAACTATGACGGCCTTCACTAACTAGGGTTAGCAGATGTTCTGGCGAGGAACGATTGTGAGCACTGGTCTTAAATAGCCTAATTACTCACAGGTGCCACTGGTGTTGtgacaaaccatcctactttggcaaaacgCCCTACCATACgtagtttatgcacatttctgcaGTCATGCAAGAATTCCACAAATTTAAGTAGGTAGGACCGTTTGCCACCCAACTACACCCTTCAGACTATGCTTCTACCTCACAGTCACAAAGGTAGGACAGTTTGCCACTGTATTTTGTGTTGTTCTTCGCCCAGGGGTGGAAACGCcaacaacacagaaaaaaaaaaaaaagaaaaaaaaaaaaaaaggaagaactaCCCAGACCATGACAATCAGCCAATTATTGTATGGCATGCTCTACCTTACCTTCTGAGCCACAGTcttaaataaatacacagtACTGTTGATACCAACGTCACAACAATCTGGTCATAAAGACAACTGTTTGACAAAGTTGAGCTTTGACCTGATGATAACTAAAAAGAAAGGTTCAGGCATTTTCAGGTGTACTGAAGGAAACCGTAGATTTAGTGCCAGATTCAGAGTCAGTCTTTAATAAAGTAGTGGACTAGCTAACACAACCAACTCAAGCCCAAATAGACACATATGAAAAAGCAGTGTTTTCACTTCTTGATTGCTGTTGCTTCTGGTAACTTAATAAGTCAAGTTTTAACAGCCATCGATCTTTACAGTAATGTACTACACTTATACTAAATTAAGGACATCACACAGGAAGCCAAGTGGATGGCTTTcgcatacatttgaaaacactTACACTGTCTCCTATTTTAGTGCCAGAACTCACTGGCCGGCAATCAGCAACTCTGTGCAATTCCTGCCTTATAGAGCAGTACACATAggtacacacacaaatatacacgCAGGGCTTAAAAGCAAAGTCTTGGGCAAATGTCTCACAGCACTTACGTGGGCAAAACTGCTTCACCTGCTTTCTCCCTTTACCAGCTTTCCCCACTATTGCATCAGTTCCCAGGGTCACTGCGGCCTCACGCCTACAGAGGGGGAGGTTCGACAGCAGAGCAAACTGCGTGCATGCGTATCAAAGTTTTACTTGCACACACTTGAAGAGAGCATGAGTACTCCAAGCGCATTTGACCTCACTTCAAGCACACAATCCGTGGGTGCATACGCATCAATACTCGCCAAGAATCTGATTTAGACCTTGGCTAAAGTGCCAAGCATGCACCTTGCTGCACTGCTCACAGGTACGTGGAATCTGTTCAGTAATAATGAAGCATTTGACCTGGCTTCATGACCCTCAAAGCTTTGCACCTTTTGTGCTGCCTTTATATCAACTTCAATCAAAACATGAATATAATCACGTCCAAAGATTGCACTGATAAACGCTGAGTGTCTCTGAGAGTTCCTGTGGTGTTTTATGGAGATAGTTTTGCTTTTCTGTTTCAAGAATTGCCCTCTTAGAATCGATGAAACTATGGATTTCTTAACAGTGTTGTGTAACAACATTATAGTTAAAAAgccattttttaaattgtagcAGCTACTCACACTGGGCATGGTTTCCTTGGAGCGTGCCTGAGTCCTCATTTACCGAGTTGGCCTGAGTATGCTTCAGTTTGTCTCGGCATTTCGACACCTCTCTCTTGTGCTCGCTCTCtatctttctctcttttatgCACACACGCATTCTTGAAAAGTGCTCATGCACAACACAAAGACGTTCATGTTTTTAAGATTTTTGTGGCTTAATTGCGGAACCAATTTACATACTTGTTAATTACTTAATAAAGGAGGTAGCTGTCACTGTGGAAGCACTGGATCCTCCTGAGTCCAGCTGAAACAACCAAACAGGTCAGTGCACAGTTAGCACCTGAGCACATGGAGTGCGCAGTAATGACACTATGGAGGTTAAATGTGCTCAAATCCTAATATTTTATAATGCTCTTAAATTACCAGTGACATCTTTCAAtagtttcttcttttaaaagaaagccttcttttcagttcagttaaTAAACTGAAAACAAGTATTTCTTACACAGCGCTGTAGAACCAGATTTATTCTCCTTCTCAGTGGGCCTCTCTACCAGTGTTGCATTGCTGAGCTTATCTAACGGGTGCTTTTTCATATTTAGAGTTCTGATAGAAACGTAGCAGCCAACATTTGCATTTCATTATGATGCTGTTCTTGTTCCTTTCACCCACAAGTCAGAAATATGCAAATATGTTCATGATGTCAGTGCTGACTTAAACATCTGCACTGATACAACCACAGGATTTCACTTCCTTCTACTACTGCTCAGCTATGTGCCAAGCAGTGCTAGAGAGGCACAAATGTTTGTGATTATGACAGGCTGTCAAATTACTGAATTACAACATTAATCCCATTTCTTCTAACACCACCATGTTAGTGTGGCATTGTGAGGCTGTATGATGCACAGCatgaaagctgaaaaaaaatgtgAGCTAGGGCTTGAATCCTTGAGGAATGCTGTCCATTGAAGCAATTTACTGTATATTACAGAGCTGCTATTGTAGTGATGTGAGGCGACGCGTGCCCTTTTAATCGTGAAACTTTGTTTTGTCAGCAATGCAGGGATTCAGCTATGGTGTGACGTGAGAATCCATCTGATCTCTTAAACTTGATTTCTGCCTGTTCCTGGGGTACTTCCAATGTGGACAAAGGTGTTTCAGTTTATTGTGCTTCCAGCTACAATTGCTTTTTGTGAGCTGCCTTACTGCTAGCAGTAAATCGGACCGAGCGAGACATATTTGCAAGATTACAGATCTTATTTGAAATTCAGATGCGAGGCTACATGCAGATGCATGTGATGGGTGTAGCTCTGTTCCATTTCCTTGTGTATGTGGATGTTAAAGAGATTTGCAACATCAGGTGATCCACATACTTTATTTCAGAGTTCAGTGGCTAAGATCAGCCAAGTAAAGCAATTTCTGTATGTTCTTCTTTGCCCAgatgaaaaattattttattgtttaaatgGCACCATACTGCAAACTTCATATTCTGTTTCTAGGCGTCTCCAAGTTACACGTTTTACACTGTAAATGCAAAATGTAATTCATATGGCACAAGCATCTATTGGTTGAGTTAGCTTTCTTTTCAAGTTAATACTGCTACAGTAACCCTAAACTGCTTTACATAACAGGCTATTGCCATTGTATGCTGTACATCTTAAGATTTGAATCACATCTAAAACACTTGTTTAAAAGATCACAGAACATAAGTCTGCAGAGTTTGTAACCTATTGACAAGTCTGCACATGGTGAAGTTTGGGGTTTGCGATAtgatgtgaaaatatatgtgaaaATAATTTGCAGAGCTCAGAAAAATTTCTATACTTGACGTTTTAAACCCCTCAACAAGTCCAGAGTTAAATATTCACCAAAACCTGCAACCCGATTTGCATTTCTTCTCCTGACACACAGGGCTATTCATAGACACCTACAGTAAATTGCTGCCGACTCTACTCCCAGTCTCATGATTTGAATAATAAACAAATGTAGCTCTCGTGTACTGTGTAACTATATTGCCGAGTTCAGGAACAACAGGAAGCAAATGCAAAACATGCAAGGAAGTTTCGATGAGTAGAAGGTGAGCTTTATTAACCAAGCTAATAAAAAAGTGAGGAAATTGATGTTAGCAAAAACTTGAAAGATAATTTAGgaaaaatgcttcaaaagcTGAAGAAGGCAGAAATGCTGAAGGCATGAAACAAGAAACATGAGCGAAAAACACAGGTGGCGGACACTGCAGTGGAAAATAGATGAACTGGTAACTAACTGTGAAACAAGATGCAATGCATGACCCACAACAGAAAATATGCTGCACAATACACAggaagtaacaaaaacaaatgcctTCAAGAAAGGGAGAGTAAAGCCCAGTGACTGGGAAAACAACGGTCCCTTGTGACAGATTACATTTGATTCAAGTAATTTGATATTTGAAGTTATAAACTCCAAATGTgatgtttaaaaacataattaatCTGATGGGAAATTTatagaagagaaagaaaagggggggggggggggggcataacATGTTTACCAACTTTACAAAAATTCCTCTGTTCCCCATTGCTCATAGAATAATGCTTATTCAGATGAGACAGTGCAGTGGCTCAATGCTTAGCACTGTTGAATTATAACTATGAGGTCCCAGGTTCAAACTCAAGCAGGAGTTAGGAAAATCTAGGTTAATGCTGCTTTACTGGACCTATAGGACACTCTTAAGAAAGAGATTCTTAATGTGAGGAGTTTGACTTTGTGGCTGAATCAAAGCTAAGATGGAAAAATGTGAGTTACGCATTTAGATAGAACGAAGAAGGTCAGATGTGGTTAAAGATAGCTAGTAATGATCAAAGTTCCATATGATGATGGGTTTGTGTAGATTATTTGTATAAATTAAATTCAGAGgaatgtgtagctgtagcacaGATTATCATCCAGGACTAAAATTAGTTAAAATTGTATCCTTTTGAATACAAGGGGTTTATCAATAGCTTACAAGTATTTAATGACTATAACAATCCAGGAATAGTCTGTCTTCTACTGTTAAAATATAtcagttttgtgtttcttgttttCAGGAGTTGTTAAGATTGATATACGGAAATATAATATTTCTATAACAATTGTGACTGCCATTCAGCCCCACAGGACAGGCTTTGGTTAACTATTAATCTCTAGGCGTCACTGTTTTTCCTATGTACACATTCAGTTACCTTCCATCGCTCTTAAATATGAACCCAGTGAGTTcctaacacaaaacactgactgCAGTGGGCCTCTGACCAAAGCAGGTAAGAGACTTTATgcaatttggattaatttaTTGAACAAACAAAGTCTGAACAAAGTCTGGTTACAGATAAGTTATTGTAAATAATCAGGGAATCAAACTTTTATTAATTCTTGAGCCACAGAGAATAATTGCCCTTTGACTTGGACtccactttgttttttaaatgatctttgtgctttttttctaaGCCAGTCATTTTACAATATGAGCCTATCCCTAACCGTGCTGATGATGACCTCTGTGTTGTTGGTGCTGTCATTAGGTAGGTTTCCCCATCGTGGTCTTGATTTGGCTtgcatgttgtgtgtgtgtgtgtgtgtgtgtgtgtgtgtgtgtgtgtgtgtgtgtgtgtgtgtgtgtgtggacataaAAGATGAATTTTAGGAGCAGTGCCTTCAAATAGTtctattaaaagaaagccacttttaatgtttttctctgAATGTGATGTGTCACTGTTCTTATTTTACATGTAACAGCTtgtaaattaatgaaatattccttAGAGATGTAATAGGCAAAAGGTTATTATTTTATAGCTGGGAAATATATTTGTCATATTTTGAACCTAAATTACTTAATTTAACAGTCATGCTGTTCATAATGTTTGTTATTTCTATCATTATATATGTTGGGCAAATGAAAAATATGATcctgttctgttttcatttttataggACTTTTTGACTTTACAGTTGGAAGTCATCTGCGAAGGGTttcgttttttttaagtaaagatGACGACAAAATGAACTGGATGGATTCACTGAACAAGTGTAAAAGCAATGACAGTTCATTGGTAACTGTGTATCATCAAGAGGACTTAGGTGCTCTTTTAAAGAATGTGCCTGGAGAGGAGGGGGTTCAGTTTTGGTCAGGGCTGCGTAAGAATCAAAGCAGTGTCACGACTTGGTCAGATGGAAACTCACTTGCATTTAATAACTCACAAGTAACTAGTATTGGTGATGACCAAATCTGTGAAGCTATGACAAACATAACATGGAAAGCTTTCAACTGTTCGGACAGGAAGCCTTTCATGTGCTACAAAGGTAAATCAAGCAAGTGATATTTGCTTGCATTTTGgtgatttccctttttttctaaTTCAAAAACAACACTTTGTAAGATGCCTCTTAAATGTTTGCAACACAGCACAGCTGCATTCATATTCAAGGCCTTCTTCTTTTTGTCAGATACATTGTTTTTGTGTACATTTTCTACTCATGCATTTGTGAGCAATTAATTGTGAACAGTGATGAGGTCCCAAAATGTTAATCTGCATGCTCAGTACAACAATCATACCAAAACCATGCAAGGTGTTTCCCTGAATGATGACAGGCACAATGTTTTTTGTACAAACCAAAATATATGAATTATCATGTGACTACTCTGACAGCACACCTTACCAGAGATATATTCCATTTAGGTTTTGTCTGATTTGAGTCACTTGAGTATGCAGTTTAAACATAGTCTGGGTTTGCTTTAAGCCAGAACCACCTTAAAACTTGTGATGAAAATGCagttattttaattaaatgaatgacaaaaaaataaaacaaaataaatgttgtgCTTCTTTTGTTTGCAGATAATAATTATATACTGATTGATAAGGAAAAGGACTGGTGCCAGGCACTGCAGTACTGTAGAAGACATTACACTGATTTAGTGAGCATCAGTAATGAGACCCAAAACAATGACGTgtctgaaaaaggaaaaaacaaaaccttttggATTGGGCTTCAACACGATCAGTGGACATGGGTAGATGGAAGTTGCTCTACATACAGAAACTGGccgaagaataataataataatccagaGTGTGCTACCTTTGATTTGAATAATCTGCATAAAGTGCGGTGTGCCATAGACGGAGGAATATTTTGCACTAAAGGTAAGTAactatttatttcaacaaactaATTTGACAGTAACTATGACAGGAGCTATTACCGATAATTTTGCTgtgaaatatgaatattttaagtTAAAGTAACTATAGGAGGAGTCTTTAAAACAAAACTTAGCCAGTCACCAATTCAGTCTGA
This window encodes:
- the LOC101467724 gene encoding macrophage mannose receptor 1, whose amino-acid sequence is MSLSLTVLMMTSVLLVLSLGLFDFTVGSHLRRVSFFLSKDDDKMNWMDSLNKCKSNDSSLVTVYHQEDLGALLKNVPGEEGVQFWSGLRKNQSSVTTWSDGNSLAFNNSQVTSIGDDQICEAMTNITWKAFNCSDRKPFMCYKDNNYILIDKEKDWCQALQYCRRHYTDLVSISNETQNNDVSEKGKNKTFWIGLQHDQWTWVDGSCSTYRNWPKNNNNNPECATFDLNNLHKVRCAIDGGIFCTKGNMRIKVIKNKSTWEGALDYCEENHNGLLWIEDEEDQKAVEQWLNHTEVEGPFWIGLRQSTLFGFWIWKDRTVGYSKWKNGKIPAMPMSNHCGVIDKTSALGQWSDEDCWREHHFLCEEEIAFMNKK